AGGTACGAGGGCCAGTCTTTGCGTTCGGGCCTTGTCCATGCCACCTCCGCCAGTGCTGAAAGACGGGGGAAAAGCAGATAGTCCACATCATAGGGATTGTTGCAGAATTCCGTCCAGAGCGAAGCCTGCACACCCATCAGCAGCCGGCTGATGTCGGACGTCCACTCCTTCTGCACCGGCTCGTAGTCATACACGTCTTTCAGCGTGTTATTGCCGAAGTAAGTCAGTGGCTCAAACCATTGCGGCCCCTGATAGCGGATGAAGTAAAGTACGCGTGCGGGCGTCATCACAAAGCGATGTCCCTGCCGCGCTGCCTTCACCGCCGCCTGTCCGTAGCCCTGCCAGCCGAAGATGATGGCATCTTCGGGGATGTCGGTATTGGTCAGCTCGTCCCAGCCCATCACCTCACGCCCCTTGCTCTGCACATAGCGGGCCATGCGTGCCATGAAGTAGCCTTGCAAGGCTTCTTCGTCTTTCAGGCCTTCGGCCTTCATGCGGGCTTGGCACAAGGGGCATTCCTTCCAGTGAGTCTTCCAGGCTTCATCGCCGCCCAGATGGATGTAACGGGAAGGGAAAAGTTCAGCCACCTCGTCTATCACTCCCTGCAAGAAGCTGAAAACACTGTCATTGCCCGCACAAAAGATGATATCGGCATGGTTTCCGCCCAAGCCGGGAAGCACACCGATGAACTTGTCCACCACCGGGCAGGCCAGCAAGGGATAAGCCGCCAGCGCAGCATTGCTGTGGGCGGGCATCTCTATTTCGGGAATCACTTCTATGTGGCGTGCCGTGGCATACGTCACGATCTCACGGATGTCATCCTGCGTATAGAAGCCCTCTTCCACGGTGGGCTGTCCCTGACGGGGGTTGCGGCGTTCGGGAAAGGGCTTGTCACGGTGATCCACACGGCGTGAGCCAATCTTTGTAAGCAACGGGTAGCGCTTGATTTCAATCCTCCATCCGTTGTCGTCCACCAAATGCAGGTGCAGCTTGTTCAGCTTCATCATCGCCATGCAGTCAATGATGCGCAGCAGATTCTCCTTGGGGGTGAAGAAACGTGCCACATCCATCATCAGCCCCCGATAGCCGAAGCGCGGACTGTCCGTGATGGTCATGGCGGGTATCAGCCATTCGGTGTCGGGCTGTGCCACGCCGCCCTCTATCGCGGGCGGCAGCAGTTGCCGGATGCTCTGCAAGGCGTAGAAGAAGCCCTGTGCACCCGAAGCATGCACACGTATCCCTTTTGCCGTAACGGACAGGCGATAAGCTTCGGGGGGCAAAGCAGCATCGGTAAGCAGCCGCACCTCACCGCCCTTGCCGCCCACCTTCACACGGGGAGTGAAGCCTGCCGCACGGGTAAAAAGGGATGCAAACTGCCTGAGCTCCACGGCCTGCCTTTCATCTGCGGCAGTGAAAACGGTGTTGGCGGTAAAGCGGAAATATCCCGTACCCGGCACTATGCTTGCCGGGCAGGGAACGATGGAAAAAGGTTGTGTCAAGTTATCGGCCCGGACATTGCCCAGCATCAGCAGCAAGCAGCAGGCCAGCGAGTAGAGATATTTCATAAGGTCTTGTTTTCTGATTGGTTATTCCCGATCCCTCTCAGGAGAGAAGCGTACCGGATCATTATATTGCTCCTGAAGCGCAGCCAACTGCCCTTTCAGTTCTTCCACGGTCTTCTCCGTTCCCGGCTGTCCGTAAATGTTGTGCATCTCGGCAGGGTCGTTCCGGAGGTCATAGAGTTCCCATACATCGATGTCGTTGTAGAAATGAATCAGTTTGTAACGTTCGGTGCGTATGCCGTAATGGCGCTTCACCATGTGCTCGGCAGGATATTCGTAGAAGTGGTAGTACAGGGCCTTCCGCCATCCGGCAGGTTTCCCGCCTTTGAGCAACGGCAGCAGAGACACTCCCTGTATATCGTCGGGAACCTTCACACCGGCCAGTTCGAGGAACGTGGGCGCATAGTCTATATTCTGCACCATCTCGGTGATGTCTCCTTTCCGTTCAAAGCCCTTGGGCAAACGCATGATGAGAGGGGTGCGCATGGATTCCTCATACATGAAGCGCTTGTCGAACCATCCGTGTTCGCCCATGTAGAATCCCTGGTCGGAGGTATATACCACCAATGTGTTGTCGTCAAGCCCGGCCTTCTTCAGATAGTCGAGTACACGGCCCACGTTGTCGTCCAGTGACTTCACCGTCTTCATGTAGT
Above is a window of Bacteroides helcogenes P 36-108 DNA encoding:
- a CDS encoding glycoside hydrolase family 20 protein — translated: MKYLYSLACCLLLMLGNVRADNLTQPFSIVPCPASIVPGTGYFRFTANTVFTAADERQAVELRQFASLFTRAAGFTPRVKVGGKGGEVRLLTDAALPPEAYRLSVTAKGIRVHASGAQGFFYALQSIRQLLPPAIEGGVAQPDTEWLIPAMTITDSPRFGYRGLMMDVARFFTPKENLLRIIDCMAMMKLNKLHLHLVDDNGWRIEIKRYPLLTKIGSRRVDHRDKPFPERRNPRQGQPTVEEGFYTQDDIREIVTYATARHIEVIPEIEMPAHSNAALAAYPLLACPVVDKFIGVLPGLGGNHADIIFCAGNDSVFSFLQGVIDEVAELFPSRYIHLGGDEAWKTHWKECPLCQARMKAEGLKDEEALQGYFMARMARYVQSKGREVMGWDELTNTDIPEDAIIFGWQGYGQAAVKAARQGHRFVMTPARVLYFIRYQGPQWFEPLTYFGNNTLKDVYDYEPVQKEWTSDISRLLMGVQASLWTEFCNNPYDVDYLLFPRLSALAEVAWTRPERKDWPSYLKAMDRLNAHVEAKGITCARSMYNIQQTVTPADGRLQVSLDCIRPDVEIRYTTDGSMPAAQSALYTKELFFDAACTLRAATFAGGRQMGCTLELPVGRNKATGKPIRGAGANGLYTLVNGVRGSLKYTDSEWCSWAKNDTVSFTIDLEKPEAVSRLTLGTITNYGMAAHKPAKIEAWLSADDKDYRKAAERTFDGADIFREGTFKEDVTLDIDHTARYVRIVACGAGHCPATHVRPGQEARIYFDEVMVE